In the Topomyia yanbarensis strain Yona2022 chromosome 3, ASM3024719v1, whole genome shotgun sequence genome, one interval contains:
- the LOC131692003 gene encoding probable lysine-specific demethylase 4A has protein sequence MSIPRLMVFRPTWEEFQDFPGYIKYMESKEAHKAGLVKVIPPPEWIPRKQGYDLKNINVTIRTPISQVVSGMQGLYQQLNIQKRAMTVQEFYSKTRQERHATPKHFDYEDLEKKFWKNVTYVAPIYGADVPGSLTDTDVKVWNINSLGTILDYVNADYNISIAGVNTAYLYFGMWKTTFAWHTEDMDLYSINYLHFGAPKTWYAIPPEHGKKLEKLAERFFPANYQECKAFLRHKMTLISTQVLKQNGIPFNKITQEPGEIMITFPYGYHAGFNHGFNCAESTNFATERWIEYGKRASVCNCRPDMVKISMETFVRRFQSERYDRWLKGVDYGYHPEDPNNYCAAPKPRSLPKNYKKMQDQIEEQKRGCAPIKVDKKKTPKKAEKPKEKLKSIWSRLEGREGGIATNLLLDGPVKNTNRIRFQTRTIQLLED, from the exons ATGTCTATCCCCAGGTTGATGGTCTTCCGGCCAACCTGGGAGGAGTTCCAAGATTTTCCCGGTTACATAAAATATATGGAATCAAAGGAAGCCCACAAAGCTGGCCTAGTGAAG GTGATCCCACCTCCGGAGTGGATTCCTCGTAAGCAAGGGTATGATTTAAAGAACATAAATGTCACTATTCGGACGCCCATCTCACAGGTGGTGTCCGGAATGCAGGGGCTGTATCAGCAGCTGAACATTCAGAAGCGCGCAATGACGGTACAAGAGTTCTACAGCAAGACTCGCCAAGAACGACACGCTACTCCGAAGCACTTCGACTATGAGGATCTGGAAAAGAAGTTCTGGAAGAATGTTACCTACGTCGCACCAATCTACGGAGCGGATGTTCCCGGCAGTCTGACTGACACGGATGTAAAGGTTTGGAATATTAACAGCCTGGGAACGATTCTGGATTATGTTAATGCAGATTACAACATATCGATAGCCGGGGTTAATACGGCCTATCTGTATTTTGGCATGTGGAAGACCACCTTTGCTTGGCACACAGAGGATATGGACTTGTATTCAATCAACTATTTGCATTTTGGTGCTCCGAAGACGTGGTATGCGATTCCACCGGAGCACGGGAAGAAATTAGAAAAACTTGCCGAAAGGTTCTTCCCAGCTAATTATCAAGAATGCAAAGCTTTTTTAAGACACAAGATGACCTTGATAAGCACGCAGGTTCTGAAGCAAAACGGTATTCCATTCAACAAAATTACTCAAGAACCTGGCGAGATTATGATTACATTTCCGTACGGGTACCACGCAGGTTTTAATCATGGGTTTAATTGTGCCGAATCGACCAACTTCGCCACTGAACGGTGGATTGAGTATGGCAAGCGAGCATCGGTGTGCAATTGCCGTCCAGATATGGTAAAAATTTCGATGGAGACCTTTGTCAGGAGGTTTCAATCGGAGCGATACGATCGGTGGTTGAAAGGGGTGGATTATGGTTATCACCCGGAGGACCCAAACAATTACTGTGCTGCCCCAAAACCAAGATCACTGccgaaaaactataaaaa GATGCAAGATCAAATCGAGGAACAAAAGCGTGGTTGCGCTCCGATTAAAGTGGACAAAAA AAAAACACCAAAGAAGGCGGAAAAACCAAAAGAAAAACTAAAATCCATTTGGAGTAGATTGGAAGGTCGTGAAGGAGGAATTGCGACCAACCTTCTTCTCGATGGACCGGTCAAAAACACCAACCGAATTCGTTTTCAAACACGTACCATACAACTGCTGGAAGATTGA
- the LOC131689310 gene encoding uncharacterized protein LOC131689310 codes for MITHWNVLLAMGLLVFISPALARQDPYLPEISSKVEIPGEELYNEMVDEVQKLHNQEINYLQYLGAMAVRQQREEELLQQKQQQQQQSPQPQTVVGDDSVSAILDELPVDSPVKSLNRLGRLQPTQKLLSYQKSKDEKKSNHYMSLCHFKLCNMGRKRNTRFLHFWN; via the exons ATGATAACCCACTGGAACGTGCTCCTTGCCATGGGGCTGCTGGTGTTCATCAGTCCGGCGCTCGCTCGTCAGGATCCGTACCTGCCCGAAATAAGCTCCAAGGTGGAAATTCCTGGCGAAGAGCTGTACAACGAAATGGTAGATGAAGTGCAAAAACTGCACAATCAAGAAATCAACTACCTACAGTACCTGGGCGCGATGGCGGTTCGGCAGCAGCGGGAGGAAGAACTGCTGCAACAaaaacagcagcaacaacagcaatCTCCCCAACCGCAAACAGTCGTGGGAGATGATTCCGTGTCCGCCATCCTGGACGAGCTGCCGGTTGACAGTCCGGTGAAATCTCTAAATCGGTTGGGTCGACTTCAGCCAACCCAGAAGCTGCTCTCCTACCAGAAATCTAAGGACGAGAAGAAAAGCAATCACT ACATGTCTCTGTGCCACTTCAAACTGTGCAACATGGGACGCAAACGCAACACCCGATTCCTGCATTT CTGGAATTAA